The following coding sequences are from one Triticum aestivum cultivar Chinese Spring chromosome 5A, IWGSC CS RefSeq v2.1, whole genome shotgun sequence window:
- the LOC123105277 gene encoding probable leucine-rich repeat receptor-like protein kinase At1g35710 has product MAPLASKILASLTILMMCTTALVSAAGALPSLEQQAGALLAWKASLSQQSQDALRSWENISAPCRWQGIRCGGRWPVIAAISLPGMRLRGTLESLDFSALRTLVALELSHNELAGSIPVNIKLLKELRALLLHDNQIRGSIPPVLANLTKLRLLMLHDNQVSGEIPRQIGEMGNLVSLNLSNNYLVGPIPCEIGHLKHLLKLDLSSNDLSGPVSFSPANSSIQNPMNNFSSQPTAKVNLENINMLSLSHNNLSGPIPKDIVKFFDLQHLDISQNNFSGSIPSNIGNLAKLTTLYLYHNQLSGRIPRELGYLVNLEDLRLNNNTLSGSVPSNLWNLTKLATLHLHRNQLSGHIPLVLGYLVHIEDLRLSYNTLTGSFPRNLCNLTKLKILYLGQNQLSGKILWELGYMVNLEDFQLSLNNLTGPIPNSLGNLTKLTFLNLNFNQFSGHIPQEIGELMNLEMFGVSLNNLSGALPSGLCAGGRLQFLTANGNNLVGPLPTSLLSCKSLVKLRLEGNQLQGDISEMGLHPDLVYVDISSNKLFGQLSHRWGECYKLTMLRASNNNITGVIPPSIGQLSQLGILDVSSNKLEGQIPLEIGNLTLLFNLSLGNNLLQGSIPKDIGSLKNLEYLDLSSNNLSGMIQGSIEHCLKLHFLNLSHNHLNGSIPIELGMLVNLQELLDLSDNSFASVIPSQLGGLSMLEVLNLSHNALKGSIPPSFQRMLSLLSIDVSFNKLEGSVPQSRLFEEAPIQWFMQNKKLCGVVKGLPPCDLNQSGEQKKKPRAILLAIIPVVVSFLFIMALVPLQCKTRKSKVESANELQQTNLFAIWNFHGGDMYRQIVDATENFSDAHCIGIGSSGSVYRAQLPTCEIFAVKKIHTIEDDELFNREIDALMHIRHRNIVKLFGYCSATQGRFLLYEYMERGSLAASLRTKETAIELDWTRRLNIVKDVAHALSYMHHDCFAPIVHRDITSNNILLDLEFRACISDFGIAKILDVDGSNCTRLAGTKGYLAPELAYTTRVTEKCDVYSFGVLVLELFMGHHPGDFLLSLSSMDKRSTIPKDLLDTRLPFPKAEIANEIFKVIAIAIRCIEPDPSHRSTMQDAIKVFSPDEGPGNLDYLHTDIVILACGLECS; this is encoded by the exons ATGGCGCCCTTGGCTTCCAAAATACTTGCCTCTCTCACCATACTGATGATGTGCACCACCGCACTCGTCTCAGCCGCTGGAGCGCTGCCATCACTTGAACAACAAGCAGGGGCACTTCTTGCCTGGAAAGCCAGCCTCAGTCAGCAAAGCCAAGACGCCCTGCGATCCTGGGAAAACATCTCAGCACCTTGCCGTTGGCAAGGCATCCGGTGTGGTGGGCGCTGGCCGGTGATTGCCGCCATCTCCCTGCCGGGGATGCGGCTGAGAGGGACACTTGAGTCTCTTGACTTCTCGGCTTTGAGGACCTTGGTGGCCCTTGAGCTCTCGCACAACGAGCTTGCCGGGAGCATCCCTGTGAATATTAAGCTCCTCAAAGAACTTCGTGCTCTCCTCCTGCATGACAATCAGATAAGAGGTTCAATTCCACCTGTTTTAGCAAATCTCACGAAACTGCGTCTCCTAATGCTCCATGACAATCAAGTCTCCGGTGAAATACCAAGGCAAATAGGCGAGATGGGTAATCTTGTGAGCCTGAACTTGTCAAACAATTACTTAGTTGGTCCTATCCCTTGTGAAATAGGTCACCTTAAGCATTTGCTTAAATTAGATTTGTCCAGCAATGACCTTTCCGGACCAGTTTCCTTCAGTCCAGCTAACTCATCCATACAAAATCCTATGAATAATTTTTCATCTCAGCCTACTGCAAAAGTAAACTTAGAAAACATAAATATGCTATCATTATCCCATAATAACTTAAGTGGTCCCATTCCCAAAGATATAGTGAAATTTTTCGACCTACAACACTTGGACATAAGCCAAAACAACTTTTCAGGTTCTATCCCAAGCAATATAGGTAACCTGGCCAAACTCACTACCTTGTACCTTTACCATAACCAACTTTCTGGACGCATTCCTCGAGAACTAGGTTATTTAGTGAACTTAGAGGACTTGAGGCTCAACAACAACACACTATCTGGTTCCGTTCCAAGCAATTTATGGAATTTGACCAAACTCGCTACCTTGCACCTTCACCGTAACCAACTTTCTGGACACATTCCTCTGGTTTTGGGATATTTGGTGCACATAGAGGACTTGCGGCTCAgctacaacacactaacaggttccttTCCAAGAAATTTGTGTAATTTGACCAAACTCAAGATCTTGTACCTTGGCCAGAACCAACTTTCCGGAAAAATTCTTTGGGAACTAGGTTATATGGTGAATTTAGAGGACTTTCAGCTCAGTTTGAACAACCTAACAGGTCCTATCCCAAACAGTTTAGGAAATTTGACTAAGCTCACCTTCTTAAACCTTAATTTCAACCAATTTTCTGGACACATTCCTCAAGAAATTGGCGAGTTAATGAATCTGGAAATGTTTGGAGTTTCTTTGAACAATCTATCTGGTGCATTGCCATCGGGTCTTTGCGCGGGAGGCCGACTACAGTTTCTCACCGCTAATGGCAACAACTTGGTTGGACCCTTGCCAACAAGCTTGCTAAGTTGCAAAAGCCTAGTCAAACTTCGTCTTGAAGGAAATCAGCTTCAAGGAGATATCTCCGAGATGGGGCTTCACCCGGATCTTGTCTATGTTGATATCAGTTCAAACAAATTATTTGGTCAATTATCTCATCGCTGGGGTGAGTGTTACAAACTTACAATGCTACGTGCCTCAAACAATAACATTACTGGAGTCATACCACCAAGCATAGGGCAGTTATCTCAGTTGGGGATACTTGATGTTTCATCAAATAAACTTGAAGGGCAGATTCCACTGGAGATTGGCAATTTAACGTTGCTGTTCAACTTGAGCCTGGGTAATAACCTGCTCCAAGGAAGTATACCTAAAGATATTGGATCGCTAAAGAATTTGGAGTACTTAGATTTATCATCAAACAACCTAAGTGGGATGATACAAGGGTCAATTGAACATTGTCTCAAGCTTCACTTCCTGAATTTGAGCCATAATCACCTCAATGGCAGCATACCAATCGAACTAGGAATGTTGGTAAACCTACAAGAATTGTTGGATCTAAGTGATAATTCATTTGCTAGTGTCATTCCGAGTCAGCTGGGTGGTTTGAGCATGCTCGAAGTTTTGAATCTTTCACACAATGCATTGAAAGGTAGCATCCCACCATCATTTCAGCGCATGCTCAGCCTCCTATCCATTGATGTGTCATTCAACAAATTGGAAGGGTCAGTGCCACAGAGTAGATTGTTTGAAGAAGCTCCAATCCAATGGTTCATGCAGAATAAGAAATTGTGTGGTGTAGTGAAAGGTTTGCCCCCTTGTGACCTTAATCAAAGTGGTGAACAAAAAAAGAAGCCCAGAGCTATTTTACTAGCTATAATACCTGTTGTTGTATCTTTTCTGTTTATCATGGCACTAGTACCTTTGCAATGTAAAACAAGGAAATCCAAGGTGGAAAGCGCAAATGAATTGCAACAGACAAATCTGTTTGCCATCTGGAACTTTCATGGAGGAGATATGTACAGGCAAATTGTTGACGCCACAGAAAATTTTAGTGACGCTCACTGCATTGGAATTGGAAGTAGTGGGTCAGTATATAGAGCTCAGTTACCAACATGCGAGATATTTGCAGTAAAGAAGATTCATACAATAGAAGATGATGAGCTATTTAATCGTGAAATAGATGCCTTGATGCATATTCGGCATCGCAATATTGTGAAGTTATTTGGCTACTGTTCTGCTACTCAAGGAAGATTTCTTTTGTATGAATACATGGAACGAGGAAGCTTAGCAGCATCTTTAAGGACCAAGGAAACTGCAATAGAGTTGGACTGGACAAGGAGGTTAAATATTGTTAAGGATGTGGCCCATGCTTTGTCTTACATGCATCATGATTGCTTTGCGCCGATAGTCCATAGAGATATAACAAGCAACAACATTTTGCTTGATCTGGAATTTAGAGCATGCATCTCTGATTTTGGTATTGCCAAAATATTAGATGTGGATGGGTCAAACTGCACAAGGCTTGCCGGGACAAAAGGATATCTTGCACCAG AGCTTGCATACACAACAAGGGTGACGGAGAAGTGCGACGTATACAGTTTTGGAGTGCTCGTGCTCGAGTTGTTCATGGGACATCATCCGGGTGACTTTCTTTTGTCCCTCTCGTCCATGGACAAGAGAAGTACAATACCCAAGGATTTGCTGGACACCCGGCTCCCATTCCCTAAAGCTGAGATTGCAAATGAAATATTCAAAGTGATTGCCATCGCTATTCGGTGCATAGAACCTGACCCATCACACCGTTCGACAATGCAGGATGCAATCAAGGTGTTCTCTCCAGATGAAGGGCCCGGTAATCTTGATTACCTGCACACTGACATCGTCATCCTTGCTTGTGGTCTTGAATGTTCTTAG